A window of Procambarus clarkii isolate CNS0578487 chromosome 69, FALCON_Pclarkii_2.0, whole genome shotgun sequence contains these coding sequences:
- the LOC123772290 gene encoding uncharacterized protein, whose translation MRAVMLVVCAVVVLLPESEGTLDLAALKVLKLIGLAKLKKGVLGSKNSEGLPSLGSPFRDLADSGYDSRPSYGPSHYTGGGPPAFYIVPASYFDDHYRRGKRDTKASLHQSVGPVPGTLEVASGSLLQEEEEQFRVLREEDADGCVLRLVCELAAAPAHTLTHDEQLIMAVFSSSTDAPANTDLSNSRRAYDEAAWLGRRSTNPSQSCAAVYSTCPVSAKQLMKVFSTAELTQQAQLHP comes from the exons ATGCGggctgtgatgctggtggtgtgcgcAGTGGTGGTCCTGCTGCCGGAGAGTGAAGGCACCCTCGACCTCGCCGCTCTTAAG GTTCTTAAATTAATTGGATTGGCCAAGCTGAAAAAAGGTGTCTTAGGGTCGAAGAACTCCGAAGGTCTGCCTAGTCTAGGCTCTCCTTTCCGTGACTTGGCTGATTCTGGCTACGACTCCCGGCCCAGCTACGGCCCTTCCCACTACACCGGCGGCGGACCTCCAGCCTTCTACATCGTCCCGGCTAGCTACTTCGATGACCACTACAGGAGAGGCAAGCGTGACACAAAG GCGTCTCTCCATCAGAGTGTTGGGCCGGTCCCCGGCACCCTGGAGGTGGCGAGCGGGTCCCtcctgcaggaggaggaggagcagttcAGAGTGTTGAGAGAGGAGGACGCTGACGGGTGTGTTCTTCGGCTGGTGTGTGAGCTGGCCGCCGCCCCCGCCCACACCCTCACTCACGACGAGCAGCTCATAATGGCAGTGTTCAG CTCCTCTACGGACGCCCCAGCCAACACGGACCTGAGCAACTCCAGAAGGGCATACGACGAGGCCGCCTGGCTGGGAAGGAGGTCCACCAACCCGAGCCAAAGCTGCGCCGCCGTGtacagcacctgtcctgtctctgccAAGCAGCTGATGAAGGTGTTCTCCACAGCGGAGCTGACCCAGCAGGCCCAGCTGCACCCTTAG
- the LOC138355904 gene encoding uncharacterized protein, translating to MRAVMLVVCAALVLLPETEGILGLAALKVLKYKALAKLKQSVLGSKNSEGLPGLGSPLRDLADSGYNYRPSYGPSHYTGGGPPAFYIVPASYFDDHYRRGKRDTKVGYCALWVRAT from the exons ATGCGggctgtgatgctggtggtgtgcgcAGCGCTGGTCCTGCTGCCGGAGACTGAAGGCATCTTGGGCCTCGCCGCTCTTAAG GTTCTTAAGTACAAGGCGTTGGCCAAGCTGAAACAAAGCGTCTTGGGGTCGAAGAACTCCGAAGGTCTGCCTGGTCTAGGCTCTCCACTCCGAGACTTGGCTGATTCTGGCTACAACTACCGGCCCAGCTACGGCCCTTCCCACTACACCGGCGGCGGACCTCCGGCCTTCTACATCGTCCCGGCTAGCTACTTCGACGATCACTACAGGAGAGGCAAGCGTGACACAAAGGTGGGTTACTGCGCACTTTGGGTCCGGGCGACCTGA